The following proteins come from a genomic window of Carassius gibelio isolate Cgi1373 ecotype wild population from Czech Republic chromosome B8, carGib1.2-hapl.c, whole genome shotgun sequence:
- the LOC127964118 gene encoding H-2 class II histocompatibility antigen, A-U alpha chain-like: MLGTFCGITFFITYFLYTEGQSYLEYGLIISCSGSAGTNEILFAFNNDVVAYMDFNEKKMVFVAPDFLQTQTILNTYPLDNFNIDFIEVTNFCKDTYFRTLSFNASETLEPPWVSVYPRNNVKLNVRNNLVCLVFGFFPPPVRVSWIKNNVNVTDESTLSRYYPNKDGTVNVFSRLNFIPEEGDIYSCSVEHKALQQPQTRTWVVEIKEPNNGPSVFCGVGLALGLLGLATGVFFIAKGKNWI; encoded by the exons ATGCTTGGAACATTTTGTGGAATAACATTTTTCATCACCTATTTCCTATATACTGAGGGCCAAA GCTATCTTGAATATGGCTTGATCATATCGTGCAGTGGATCAGCAGGTACTAATGAAATTCTCTTCGCTTTTAACAATGATGTGGTTGCATACATGGactttaatgagaaaaaaatggtTTTTGTAGCACCTGACTTTTTACAAACTCAAACTATCTTGAATACATACCCCTTGGATAATTTTAACATAGATTTTATTGAAGTAACAAATTTTTGCAAAGACACATATTTCAGGACACTCTCCTTTAATGCATCTGAAACTCTTg AACCCCCCTGGGTCTCAGTTTATCCCAGGAATAACGTGAAATTAAATGTCAGGAACAACCTGGTTTGTCTGGTTTTTGGATTCTTCCCTCCACCTGTCAGAGTCTCATGGATCAAGAACAATGTGAATGTGACAGATGAATCAACTCTTAGCAGATATTACCCCAACAAAGACGGGACAGTGAATGTTTTTTCTCGACTGAACTTCATTCCAGAGGAAGGAGACATTTACAGCTGTTCTGTGGAGCACAAAGCCCTTCAACAACCTCAAACCAGAACATGGG TTGTAGAGATAAAGGAGCCCAACAATGGTCCATCAGTGTTCTGTGGAGTTGGTCTGGCTCTTGGGCTGCTGGGTCTCGCCACTGGAGTCTTTTTCATTGCCAAAGGAAAGAACTGGATATAA